A single region of the Streptococcus macedonicus ACA-DC 198 genome encodes:
- a CDS encoding IS1167, transposase, ISL3 family, truncated translates to MKTFLKDKDKVLNAMELPYSNAKLEATNKIIEVIKRNAFGFRNFENFKKRILIA, encoded by the coding sequence TTGAAGACATTTTTAAAGGATAAAGACAAGGTTTTAAACGCCATGGAATTGCCTTATTCCAACGCTAAACTGGAAGCTACCAATAAGATCATCGAAGTCATTAAGAGAAATGCCTTTGGTTTCAGGAACTTTGAAAACTTTAAAAAACGGATTCTGATTGCATAG
- the pyrDB gene encoding Dihydroorotate dehydrogenase, catalytic subunit: MSENRLAVSLPGLDLKNPIIPASGCFGFGQEYAKYYDLDKLGSIMIKATTKDARFGNPTPRVAETPSGMLNAIGLQNPGVDVILAKKLPWLAQHYPELPIIANVAGFSNDEYAYVSEKISKAPNVKAIELNISCPNVDHGNHGLLIGQVPELAYAAVKASVEHSDVPVYVKLTPSVADITTVAKAVEEAGATGFTMINTLVGMRFDLKTRKPIIANGTGGMSGPAIFPVALKLIRQVAQSTDLPIIGMGGVDSAEAAIEMMIAGASAIGVGTANFADPYACPNIIDRLPEVMDKYGIENLETLRREVRQELRGK, translated from the coding sequence ATGTCAGAAAATCGTTTAGCGGTCAGTCTCCCAGGGCTTGACTTGAAAAATCCAATTATCCCAGCGTCAGGTTGTTTTGGCTTCGGTCAAGAATATGCTAAATATTACGATTTAGATAAGCTTGGTTCAATCATGATTAAAGCGACAACCAAAGATGCTCGTTTTGGAAATCCAACACCGCGTGTGGCTGAAACGCCGTCAGGAATGTTAAATGCTATTGGTTTACAAAATCCAGGTGTAGATGTTATCTTGGCTAAAAAGCTACCGTGGTTAGCGCAGCATTATCCAGAATTGCCGATTATTGCCAATGTTGCGGGCTTTTCAAATGATGAGTATGCTTATGTGTCTGAAAAGATTTCAAAAGCTCCAAATGTTAAAGCTATCGAGCTTAATATTTCTTGTCCTAACGTTGACCATGGTAATCATGGCTTGTTGATTGGACAAGTGCCAGAATTGGCTTATGCAGCAGTAAAAGCGAGTGTTGAGCATTCTGATGTGCCAGTTTATGTTAAATTAACACCGAGCGTGGCTGATATCACAACAGTTGCTAAGGCTGTTGAAGAAGCTGGTGCAACAGGATTTACTATGATTAATACTTTGGTTGGTATGCGATTTGATTTGAAAACTCGTAAGCCAATCATTGCTAACGGTACTGGTGGCATGAGCGGTCCAGCGATTTTTCCAGTAGCTCTAAAACTCATCCGTCAAGTGGCGCAAAGTACGGATTTGCCAATCATCGGTATGGGTGGTGTGGATTCGGCAGAAGCTGCTATTGAAATGATGATTGCTGGTGCGTCAGCGATTGGCGTTGGAACAGCTAATTTTGCAGATCCATATGCTTGTCCAAATATTATTGACCGTTTACCAGAAGTTATGGATAAATACGGCATTGAAAATCTTGAAACCTTACGACGTGAGGTTAGGCAAGAATTACGTGGAAAATAA
- the yefJ gene encoding Glycosyl transferase, family 2, translating into MYSLIITDYKSMSDTVDYIKKFIDIYVGNDVHYIIVDNSAEELGKQFLQDSKVEFISSTFNGKKVYSFEISQRNIYIIDSDENGGYSKGNNLGAKFAIQNFDTPYLIFSNNDLEFPNGLQLKECKTIIETSDNPVGIVGPKILTPQGDIQSPRKRMNFLEEMILQDYNRQWFDSKIQKWIDIDYTAPEGETGWVSGSFMFVSRKAFEAVSGFDENVFLYCEEMILSERMRNKGYMTYYYPEWTIYHYHRGAHNPESEKIGRVSKKYYYREYRGTSELSLKISDMSYFLCKKIYRLKKILDGTYFREKKH; encoded by the coding sequence ATGTACTCATTAATTATTACTGATTACAAATCAATGAGTGATACAGTAGATTATATAAAAAAGTTTATTGATATATATGTAGGGAATGATGTCCATTATATTATCGTAGACAACAGTGCGGAAGAATTAGGAAAACAATTCTTACAAGATTCTAAAGTTGAATTCATTTCCTCTACTTTTAATGGAAAAAAAGTCTATTCTTTTGAAATATCACAAAGGAATATTTATATAATTGATTCCGATGAAAATGGCGGATATTCTAAAGGTAATAATTTAGGTGCTAAATTTGCAATTCAGAATTTTGATACACCTTATCTAATTTTTTCAAACAATGATTTAGAGTTTCCTAATGGTTTGCAGTTGAAAGAATGTAAAACTATCATTGAAACGAGTGATAATCCAGTAGGTATAGTTGGTCCCAAGATTCTCACACCTCAAGGAGATATTCAAAGTCCTCGTAAGCGAATGAATTTCTTAGAAGAGATGATACTTCAGGATTATAATAGACAGTGGTTTGATAGTAAGATACAAAAATGGATTGATATTGACTATACTGCTCCTGAGGGTGAGACAGGATGGGTTAGTGGTAGCTTTATGTTTGTTTCTAGAAAAGCTTTTGAAGCCGTATCAGGATTTGATGAAAATGTTTTTCTTTATTGTGAAGAGATGATATTAAGTGAAAGAATGAGAAATAAGGGATATATGACGTATTACTATCCTGAATGGACGATTTATCATTATCATAGAGGAGCGCATAATCCTGAGTCAGAGAAGATTGGCCGCGTATCAAAAAAATACTATTATAGAGAATATAGAGGAACCTCTGAACTTTCTTTAAAAATATCTGATATGTCTTACTTTTTATGTAAAAAGATATATCGATTGAAAAAAATATTGGATGGTACGTATTTCAGGGAGAAAAAGCATTGA
- the rfaG gene encoding Glycosyl transferase, group 1, translating to MKIVIPRIIHNKEQLTWDWSGTITNIKKYLGKYEIVEEQNIFYTFRMNVHKMLVRLGIRKSDMNMMYIKYAENQVHLSPKDVCLTFDEFPLSFPDNPVYIYQDLNLHYLIESSQNNSQSFKYSGFQNVSAEILDSRMRKQERFYNQATGIFTMSKWFSDYLIAQQGLPAEKVHYVGAGTNMDNLLFEGSHKGRNKFLFIGKDFLRKGGDLVYNAFVYLQSNLMPEAELYIIGPSDAPMEFNNPNVYFLGNLPADNVQYYYNLCDVFVLPSRFEAFGIVFVEALSYGLPCIGRNLMEMPNLIQNNETGLLIPAEEENPQVLADKMYNLIKDESFFRNVQMKQDYYKAEFSWDTVAKRMISVMKQDLDKM from the coding sequence TTGAAGATTGTAATTCCAAGAATTATTCATAACAAAGAACAACTGACCTGGGATTGGTCGGGGACAATAACTAATATAAAAAAATATTTAGGAAAATACGAGATTGTTGAGGAACAGAATATTTTCTATACTTTTAGAATGAATGTGCACAAAATGCTTGTTCGTTTAGGTATTAGAAAATCCGATATGAACATGATGTATATAAAATATGCTGAAAATCAAGTTCATCTCTCTCCAAAGGATGTTTGTCTTACATTTGATGAGTTCCCTTTATCTTTTCCTGATAATCCAGTTTATATCTATCAAGACTTGAATCTTCATTATTTGATAGAGAGTTCTCAAAACAACAGTCAATCGTTCAAATATAGTGGTTTTCAAAATGTCTCGGCAGAAATTCTAGATAGTCGAATGAGAAAACAGGAAAGATTTTATAATCAAGCCACTGGAATATTTACTATGAGTAAATGGTTTTCAGATTACTTAATAGCTCAACAAGGGCTTCCAGCTGAGAAAGTTCATTATGTGGGAGCGGGAACAAATATGGATAATCTATTATTTGAGGGCTCACATAAGGGACGTAATAAATTTTTATTTATTGGCAAAGATTTTTTGCGTAAGGGTGGAGATCTTGTTTATAATGCTTTTGTTTATTTGCAAAGTAATCTCATGCCAGAGGCAGAGTTGTACATTATAGGCCCTTCAGATGCTCCAATGGAATTTAACAATCCGAATGTTTATTTTTTAGGGAATCTACCAGCAGATAATGTTCAATATTATTATAATCTTTGTGATGTATTTGTTTTACCTTCTCGATTTGAAGCATTTGGAATTGTATTTGTTGAAGCTCTTAGCTATGGTTTACCATGTATAGGACGTAATTTAATGGAAATGCCAAATTTAATTCAAAATAATGAAACAGGATTATTAATACCTGCTGAAGAGGAAAATCCACAGGTTCTAGCTGATAAAATGTATAATCTAATAAAAGATGAAAGTTTCTTTAGAAATGTTCAGATGAAACAAGATTATTATAAAGCAGAATTTTCGTGGGACACAGTTGCAAAAAGAATGATTTCAGTGATGAAACAAGATTTAGATAAGATGTAG
- the tnpA gene encoding Transposase, IS204/IS1001/IS1096/IS1165 codes for MEQLNLITNFLRIKDKNITITDEYDMGTHLELHGHLDYTAPKCPSCKGLMANYDFQKASKIPYLETAGYPLLIRLRKRRFKCKDCGKMAVAETPLVKKNHQISVAVNQKIAQLLIENQAMQHIAHRLSISTSSVMRKLNEFKFETDWNTLPEVMSWDEYAFKKGKMSFIAQDFDSLNVIAILDGRTQATIRNHFLRYPRKVRNRVKVITMDMFSPYYQLAKQLFPNAKIVLNRFHIVQHLSRDMNRVRIQIMNQFDRKSQEYRALKRYWKLIQQDSRKLSDKRFYRPMFRMHLTNKEILEKLLSYSEELRQHCELYQLLLFHFQEKNSDHFFSLIEQ; via the coding sequence ATGGAACAACTAAATCTTATCACAAATTTTCTCAGAATTAAAGACAAAAATATCACTATCACTGATGAATATGATATGGGGACTCACTTAGAACTCCACGGTCACTTGGATTACACAGCCCCTAAATGTCCTTCTTGTAAGGGACTAATGGCTAATTATGATTTCCAGAAAGCCTCTAAGATCCCCTACCTAGAAACAGCTGGTTATCCCTTACTTATCCGTCTTCGAAAGCGTCGGTTCAAGTGTAAAGATTGCGGAAAAATGGCGGTCGCTGAAACCCCTCTTGTCAAGAAAAACCACCAAATCTCTGTCGCTGTTAACCAGAAAATCGCTCAATTACTCATCGAAAATCAAGCAATGCAACATATTGCACACAGGCTATCTATCTCAACATCGTCAGTTATGAGAAAGCTCAATGAGTTCAAGTTTGAAACGGATTGGAATACCCTACCTGAGGTGATGAGTTGGGACGAGTATGCCTTCAAGAAGGGGAAAATGAGCTTCATCGCTCAAGATTTCGACTCCCTAAATGTCATCGCCATTCTCGACGGAAGAACTCAAGCAACCATCCGAAACCACTTTCTACGCTATCCTAGAAAGGTTAGAAATCGGGTCAAAGTGATTACCATGGATATGTTTAGTCCCTATTATCAACTTGCTAAACAGCTTTTTCCGAATGCAAAAATTGTACTCAATCGCTTTCATATCGTGCAACACCTTAGTCGTGATATGAACCGTGTCCGTATTCAAATTATGAATCAATTCGACAGAAAATCGCAGGAATACCGAGCCTTGAAACGTTACTGGAAATTGATACAACAAGATAGCCGTAAACTCAGCGATAAACGATTTTATCGCCCTATGTTTCGAATGCATTTGACTAACAAGGAAATACTCGAAAAACTCCTATCCTACTCCGAGGAACTACGACAACATTGTGAACTCTATCAGCTTCTCTTATTTCATTTCCAAGAGAAGAACTCAGATCATTTCTTCAGTCTCATCGAACAGTAA
- the pyrK gene encoding Dihydroorotate dehydrogenase electron transfer subunit, translating to MNPSCKNKALVLKEDLLIVSQREIAPRIFEMTLSGEMVLDMAPGQFLHLRVPDPSKLLRRPISICQIDKVNKVATIVYRVERAGTAILSQMKAGDRVDTMGPQGNGFDLSVVTSGQKALLIGGGIGVPPLVETAKQLAVKGVDVTSILGFANKEAVILEEELSAYGKVYVTTDDGSYGIKGYVSTVVDDLVQNETYDAIYSCGAPGMLKYVDQKFENHPHAYLSMESRMACGMGACYACVVHLKNAQEAANKRVCEDGPVFETGKIIL from the coding sequence ATGAATCCAAGTTGTAAAAACAAAGCTTTGGTGTTGAAAGAAGATTTACTTATTGTTAGTCAAAGAGAGATTGCTCCACGTATTTTTGAGATGACATTATCAGGAGAGATGGTCTTGGATATGGCTCCTGGTCAATTTTTACATCTGCGTGTGCCTGACCCAAGTAAATTATTACGTCGTCCAATTTCGATTTGTCAGATTGATAAAGTTAATAAAGTGGCAACGATTGTGTATCGTGTGGAGCGTGCAGGAACAGCGATTTTATCGCAAATGAAGGCTGGTGACCGTGTTGACACAATGGGGCCTCAAGGGAATGGATTCGATTTGTCGGTGGTGACATCAGGTCAAAAAGCGTTGCTAATTGGTGGTGGAATTGGTGTACCTCCTTTGGTTGAGACAGCTAAACAACTCGCTGTTAAGGGTGTTGACGTCACTTCTATTCTTGGTTTTGCCAATAAAGAGGCTGTGATTTTGGAAGAAGAATTGTCAGCTTATGGCAAAGTTTATGTCACAACAGATGACGGCTCTTATGGTATCAAAGGCTATGTCTCAACAGTCGTTGATGACTTGGTGCAAAACGAAACGTATGATGCGATTTATTCATGTGGTGCGCCAGGCATGTTAAAATACGTTGACCAAAAGTTTGAAAATCATCCGCATGCCTACCTGTCAATGGAATCGCGTATGGCGTGTGGTATGGGAGCTTGCTATGCTTGTGTTGTTCATTTAAAAAATGCACAAGAAGCGGCTAATAAACGTGTGTGCGAAGACGGACCGGTTTTTGAAACTGGTAAAATTATCCTATAA
- the epsF gene encoding Glycosyltransferase, with product MKPKILQIGAENFGAGGRSVIAYNMTRPLTNDFQVDFLAIGKLKNPGFHQIIEENGGHVYHVKGVSSKIKRLRSIYSILKKEKYDIVHINADDAIEGLFNIILSKLSGAKIVVHAHNTSSFCGDGFVGRVKLLLARNIVNRLADCKLSCSIEAARYLYGKINFTNVEVLNNGIIINDFLYNEKLRHIVRGKLNLPKEAIVLGTIGRLSYQKNPEFIVNLIQTLFPKTPNFYFIWIGDGEERTNIETMLGEEIKSGRVLLLGKQEQPAQYLQAMDVFLLPSLYEGFGIVNIEAQASGLPCVVSSAVPESASVNSNFYRLSLSDGVEKWTDFIISMSYKRLPYGSAEKIKEAGFDIEDSARKLRTIYQKLAK from the coding sequence ATGAAACCTAAAATTTTACAAATAGGAGCAGAAAATTTTGGAGCAGGTGGTAGATCTGTAATAGCATATAATATGACTCGCCCCTTGACGAATGACTTTCAAGTTGATTTTTTAGCAATTGGAAAATTGAAGAATCCTGGTTTTCATCAAATAATTGAAGAAAACGGGGGACATGTTTATCATGTCAAGGGAGTATCAAGTAAAATAAAAAGACTAAGAAGTATCTACTCGATTTTAAAAAAAGAAAAGTACGATATTGTTCATATTAATGCAGATGATGCAATCGAGGGATTGTTTAATATCATTCTGTCAAAGTTATCGGGTGCTAAGATAGTGGTTCATGCTCATAATACTTCATCATTTTGTGGTGACGGATTTGTCGGAAGAGTTAAGTTATTATTGGCGAGAAATATTGTCAATCGTTTGGCAGATTGTAAGTTGTCCTGCTCTATCGAAGCAGCAAGATATCTGTATGGTAAGATTAATTTCACTAATGTAGAAGTTTTGAACAATGGAATTATAATCAATGATTTTTTATATAATGAAAAGTTAAGACATATTGTACGAGGTAAATTGAACCTTCCAAAAGAGGCTATTGTTTTAGGCACTATTGGAAGGTTGTCATATCAAAAAAATCCTGAGTTTATAGTTAACCTAATACAAACTCTTTTTCCAAAGACACCTAATTTTTATTTTATTTGGATTGGTGATGGTGAGGAACGAACTAATATAGAAACGATGTTAGGCGAAGAAATAAAATCAGGAAGGGTTCTATTACTTGGAAAACAGGAGCAACCGGCACAATATTTACAAGCAATGGATGTTTTTTTGTTACCTTCTCTTTATGAAGGATTTGGAATTGTGAATATTGAAGCACAAGCATCTGGATTGCCTTGTGTGGTGAGCTCTGCAGTTCCAGAGTCAGCTTCGGTTAATTCGAATTTTTATAGATTATCATTATCTGATGGTGTTGAAAAGTGGACGGATTTTATCATCTCTATGAGTTATAAACGTCTTCCATATGGCTCTGCAGAGAAAATAAAAGAAGCTGGATTTGATATAGAGGATAGCGCTAGAAAGTTACGAACAATCTATCAGAAATTGGCGAAGTAA
- a CDS encoding Membrane protein involved in the export of O-antigen, teichoic acid lipoteichoic acids codes for MTKKMGVNAALNLFKTALSIIFPLITYPYISRILGVENLGKINYTASIVGYFSLIAALGISTYAIREGGRIRSNSEKLSHLGNQIFTINILSTVVSYLLLLLVVWLFIPNREYQILICIQSLTIVFATLGVDWINVLFEDFLYITIRSIIIQILSLILMFVLVKTANDLYLYTFISVIGSGISCILNLIYCRKYLKLSLVWKLDLAKHFKPIMVLFSGGLVISIYANSDMLMLEWFKGAYYVGLYAVAARVYTILKNLLASIYSVTIPRLSHLFGEQKIDEFKKSYTQILSVVTLILIPMSAGLIVLSREIILFLGGIKFIDATLTLQLLAISLIGAIFGGILTYGLNIPIGRESVNLTGALYGIIVNIGISLLLIPVFKQNGAAVATIASEFFIVLYNFLVVRESGKYIDFVIWRKNLIQALLGFFSIIIIGFGVKLFVTNSLLLIFSITLVGIIVYLLELKLLKNPLLDHILDMVKHKFRRG; via the coding sequence ATGACTAAAAAGATGGGAGTAAATGCTGCTTTAAATTTATTTAAAACTGCACTTTCAATTATATTCCCTTTAATCACCTATCCCTATATCAGTAGGATATTAGGAGTAGAGAACCTTGGGAAAATTAATTATACAGCTTCTATTGTAGGTTACTTTTCTTTAATTGCTGCCCTTGGAATTTCTACTTATGCTATTAGGGAAGGAGGTCGTATTAGATCTAATTCTGAGAAGCTAAGTCATTTAGGTAATCAAATTTTTACTATAAATATTTTATCGACGGTAGTCTCCTATCTGTTGTTATTATTAGTTGTCTGGTTATTTATTCCAAATAGAGAATATCAAATTCTGATTTGTATTCAAAGTCTAACAATTGTTTTTGCAACATTGGGAGTGGATTGGATAAACGTTCTTTTTGAGGATTTCCTTTATATTACGATTAGAAGTATTATTATACAAATCTTATCGTTGATATTGATGTTTGTCCTTGTTAAAACAGCTAACGATTTATACCTATATACATTTATCTCGGTAATTGGTTCAGGGATATCTTGTATTTTAAATTTAATCTATTGTAGAAAGTATTTGAAACTCTCTCTAGTTTGGAAACTTGATTTAGCAAAGCATTTTAAGCCAATTATGGTCTTGTTTTCTGGTGGTCTAGTGATTAGTATCTATGCTAATTCTGATATGCTAATGTTAGAGTGGTTCAAAGGCGCATATTACGTTGGATTATATGCTGTTGCGGCTAGAGTGTACACAATCTTAAAAAATTTATTGGCTTCCATCTATTCCGTTACAATACCTAGATTGTCACATTTGTTTGGTGAACAAAAAATTGACGAATTTAAAAAAAGTTATACCCAAATACTTTCAGTTGTAACTCTAATCTTAATTCCAATGAGTGCAGGACTTATTGTTTTGTCTCGGGAGATTATCTTATTTTTAGGTGGAATTAAATTTATTGATGCTACTTTAACATTACAATTATTAGCTATTAGCTTAATCGGAGCTATATTTGGTGGAATATTAACCTATGGTCTTAATATTCCTATTGGACGTGAGTCTGTAAACCTAACAGGAGCGCTATATGGAATTATTGTGAATATCGGAATTAGTCTTCTTTTAATTCCCGTATTTAAACAGAATGGTGCAGCAGTAGCAACAATCGCTTCAGAGTTTTTTATTGTTTTATATAACTTTCTGGTTGTAAGAGAAAGTGGAAAATACATTGATTTTGTAATATGGAGAAAGAACTTAATTCAAGCTTTGCTAGGTTTCTTTTCTATAATAATCATTGGTTTTGGGGTTAAGTTATTCGTAACTAATTCACTTCTTTTAATTTTTAGCATTACTTTAGTTGGCATAATCGTCTATTTATTAGAGCTCAAACTTTTAAAAAATCCATTGTTAGATCATATTTTAGATATGGTTAAACATAAATTTAGGAGGGGTTAG
- the pyrE gene encoding Orotate phosphoribosyltransferase, giving the protein MTLASQIASDLLDIRAVYLKPNDPFTWASGIKSPIYTDNRVTLSYPETRTLIENGFVEKIKEEFPEVEVIAGTATAGIPHGAIIADKMNLPFAYIRSKPKDHGAGNQIEGRVTKGQKMVVVEDLISTGGSVLEAVAAAEREGADVIGVVAIFTYELPKATENFEKAGVKLVTLSNYTELIKVAKVQGYITADDLQLLHKFKENQETWRD; this is encoded by the coding sequence ATGACTTTAGCATCACAAATTGCATCAGATTTGCTTGATATTCGAGCTGTTTACTTGAAACCAAACGATCCATTCACTTGGGCATCTGGTATTAAATCACCAATTTACACAGATAATCGTGTGACGCTTTCATATCCTGAAACGCGTACATTGATTGAAAATGGTTTTGTTGAAAAAATCAAAGAAGAATTTCCTGAAGTAGAAGTGATTGCGGGGACAGCAACAGCAGGAATCCCTCACGGTGCGATTATTGCTGACAAGATGAATCTTCCATTTGCTTACATTCGTAGCAAACCAAAAGATCACGGAGCTGGTAATCAAATCGAAGGTCGTGTGACAAAAGGTCAAAAAATGGTCGTCGTTGAAGACCTTATTTCAACTGGTGGCTCTGTACTAGAAGCTGTTGCAGCAGCAGAACGTGAAGGTGCTGATGTCATCGGAGTTGTGGCTATCTTTACTTATGAATTGCCTAAAGCAACTGAAAACTTTGAAAAAGCAGGTGTTAAATTGGTGACACTTTCTAACTATACTGAATTAATCAAAGTTGCTAAGGTGCAAGGTTATATCACAGCTGACGACCTTCAATTACTACATAAATTTAAAGAAAATCAAGAAACTTGGCGTGATTAA
- a CDS encoding Inorganic pyrophosphatase, whose protein sequence is MRQSYTAVIDRPIGYQDRYENNYPINYGYIPNLIGGDGEWQDVYIISENVSAPLEVFEGELVAIIHRADDVETKWILTTAGEIVTYDQIKQATHFLEQYFTSTIELL, encoded by the coding sequence ATGAGGCAATCTTACACAGCGGTTATTGATAGACCAATCGGTTATCAAGATAGATACGAGAATAACTATCCAATCAATTATGGTTACATTCCAAATCTGATTGGAGGTGACGGTGAGTGGCAAGATGTCTATATTATTTCAGAGAATGTCTCAGCTCCCCTAGAAGTATTCGAAGGGGAATTAGTAGCCATTATTCATCGTGCTGATGATGTGGAGACTAAATGGATTTTAACAACCGCTGGTGAAATAGTTACTTATGACCAAATAAAACAAGCAACCCATTTTTTAGAACAATATTTTACATCAACCATTGAGTTATTATAG
- the pyrF gene encoding Orotidine 5'-phosphate decarboxylase, with the protein MHESRPIIALDFPSFDDVKSFLALFPADEKLYVKIGMELYYAAGPEIVRYVKSLGHSVFLDLKLHDIPNTVKSAMRVLSNLGVDMTNVHAAGGVEMMKAAREGLGQGPKLIAVTQLTSTSDEQMKADQNIQTSLVESVLHYAKKANEAGLDGVVCSAREVAVIKDETSEDFVCLTPGIRPAGVAVGDQKRVMTPSQASAIGSTFIVVGRPITKADDPVAAYKAIYDEWNT; encoded by the coding sequence ATGCACGAAAGTCGTCCGATTATTGCTCTTGATTTTCCGTCATTTGATGATGTGAAATCATTTCTTGCTTTGTTCCCTGCTGATGAAAAACTTTATGTTAAGATTGGTATGGAGCTATACTATGCAGCAGGACCAGAAATTGTCCGTTATGTTAAATCGCTTGGACATTCTGTTTTTCTAGATTTAAAATTACATGACATTCCAAATACAGTCAAATCAGCTATGCGTGTGTTATCAAATCTTGGTGTCGATATGACTAATGTTCATGCTGCTGGTGGCGTTGAAATGATGAAAGCAGCGCGTGAAGGTCTTGGACAAGGTCCGAAACTAATCGCGGTAACACAGTTAACGTCAACGTCAGACGAACAGATGAAAGCTGATCAAAATATCCAGACAAGCTTAGTGGAATCTGTTTTGCATTATGCTAAGAAAGCAAACGAAGCTGGTCTTGACGGTGTGGTTTGTTCAGCACGTGAGGTTGCAGTTATTAAAGACGAAACTTCTGAAGATTTCGTTTGCTTGACACCAGGTATTCGTCCTGCGGGAGTTGCTGTCGGCGATCAAAAACGTGTAATGACCCCAAGTCAAGCTAGTGCCATTGGCTCAACCTTCATTGTTGTTGGACGCCCAATTACAAAAGCGGATGATCCTGTTGCGGCTTACAAAGCCATTTACGATGAATGGAATACTTAG
- a CDS encoding dTDP-4-dehydrorhamnose reductase yields MILVTGANGQLGTELRYLLDERGEEYVAVDVAEMDITNAEKVDEVFAQVKPTLVYHCAAYTAVDAAEDEGKELDYAINVTGTEIVAKAAAKYGATLVYISTDYVFDGKKPVGQEWEVDDTPDPQTEYGRTKRLGEEAVEKYAKNFYIIRTAWVFGNYGKNFVFTMQNLAKTHDTLTVVNDQHGRPTWTRTLAEFMTYLTENQKEFGYYHLSNDADEDTTWYDFAVEILKDTDVVVKPVDSSQFPAKAKRPFNSTMSLKKAKATGFVIPTWQEALKEFYKQDVKK; encoded by the coding sequence ATGATTTTAGTTACAGGTGCCAATGGGCAATTAGGAACAGAATTACGTTATCTTTTGGATGAACGTGGTGAGGAGTACGTAGCGGTTGACGTTGCAGAAATGGACATCACTAATGCTGAAAAAGTTGATGAAGTATTTGCACAAGTAAAACCAACACTTGTTTACCACTGTGCGGCTTACACTGCGGTTGATGCGGCTGAAGATGAAGGTAAAGAACTTGATTATGCGATCAACGTGACAGGTACTGAAATCGTAGCTAAAGCTGCAGCAAAATATGGTGCAACTCTTGTTTACATTTCAACTGACTACGTTTTTGATGGTAAAAAACCAGTTGGTCAAGAATGGGAAGTTGATGATACTCCAGATCCTCAAACTGAATACGGTCGTACAAAACGTTTGGGTGAAGAAGCGGTTGAAAAATACGCTAAAAACTTCTACATCATCCGTACTGCTTGGGTATTTGGTAACTACGGTAAAAACTTTGTCTTCACAATGCAAAATCTTGCCAAAACTCATGACACATTGACTGTTGTTAATGACCAACACGGTCGTCCAACTTGGACTCGTACTTTGGCAGAATTCATGACTTACTTGACAGAAAACCAAAAAGAATTTGGTTACTACCACTTGTCAAATGATGCTGACGAAGATACAACTTGGTATGACTTCGCGGTTGAAATCTTGAAAGATACTGATGTTGTCGTTAAACCAGTTGATTCAAGTCAATTCCCAGCAAAAGCAAAACGCCCATTCAACTCAACAATGAGTCTTAAAAAAGCAAAAGCTACAGGCTTTGTCATTCCAACATGGCAAGAAGCTTTGAAAGAATTTTACAAACAAGACGTTAAAAAATAA